GAAATGAAGTCGTTGAAGCTGAAGGTGGTGGCGGCCCGGAGATTGACGTCCGGATCCTTGAGGCGCTGAAGCAGCCGCAGGCAGAGGTAATTCACGACACCGGCAATCGCCGACATGACCATCATCGTCGGTCCGATCGGCTCGCTGCCTTGCACGTAGCGCCGTGCGACATCGAGCAGAATGCCGCCCGCGAAGATCAGCAGCATGACGCCCGACGCCATCGCGGCGCGTGTCTTCCATGTCTTGCCCCGGGTGAGCGCCACGAGGCTCAGCGCGTACACGGCGGTGTCTGACAGGTTGTCGACGCCGTTGGCGATCAGCGCGCTCGAATCCGCGAAGAAGCCCGAGACGAAGAAGCCTGCCGCAATCGCCGCGTTCAGCAGCAGGACGATCCAGAGGGTGCGGCGCTCCTGTCCGCCTTTGTTGTCATTGCTCGAGATCATCCCATAATCTCCTCAAGCGTGAGCAGGGCCAGGAACCCCACGAAGAACATCGAGCTGATGAGCGGGGTGTCGGGTTTCTCGTGCGCCTCGACCAGCAGCTCCTCCGTGACGAGATAGAGCAGCGCCATCAGCCCGAAGCTGAGGAAGCCGGCGACCATCACCGGCGACAGCGTGGCGACGGGCACGGCCGCAAGCGCGCCGAGCGGCAGCAGCAGCGCCAATGCCGACACGATCACGATAATGCGAAGGCGCGAGCGATAGGTTTCCGCCAGCTCGTCGGTCAGCGTCAGCCCTAGGAACAACACTTCCAGCGTCAGCGCGATCGTCAGCAGGAAACCCGCCTTTTCGCCCGCCACGAAAGCGAGGCCGAGCACCAAGCCGTCGACCAGAATGTCAATGCCGATCGCGGCGAGCAGCGCCATCGGTCCTTTGAAGCGGGCTTCGAATGCCTTGAGCCCTAGCATCGTCGCGACGCCCGCCGCCCCGCCGATCAACGTCGCGCTGGGCGACGCCTCATGCTTGACCTGCGGCAGGATTTCAGTCGCGGCCGCCGCGAACACGACCCCTGCCGCGAGATGCTGGAGGCCGGCCACAAGGTTGGGCTTCAACTTGGAGCGGCTCGCTATAATCGCGCCGAGCACGACCGCCAGCACAGGCGCAAGCGTGTAAAGCAGTGCCTGCATATCCTATGATCCCTCCGGGGTTCGGTGACAGACGTGGATTTTCCCGCGCCGCATGAAGGCGATCGCCCCGCCCGCCACGACGGCCCGTGACTGGTTGCCGCGAAATTCATCACCGGTTCGCTGGGCGCGCAGGATCTCGGTCCTGCCCTTCGGCAGCCAGGTGACGGCCATCTTCAGGCCGTCGTCGATGAAGTCGACATCGGCGCGGGTGCCGTCGTCGCAATACATGATGCGCTGCGCGATCAGCCTTGGCGTCACACGCTTGTCGTGAGCCGGTTCGACAGGTTCGCTCGGAGCCGGGTTGCACGCCCCTACAATCACGCCGGTGACGAGAACGACGCCAACGCGCGCGATCGTCAGCCCGGGCAGATGCAGCAAGGCGCGCATGCCCATCACCACAGCACCCCGTGGTCAGGTGTCAGCGGCTCGGGGGCCGGAAGTCCCGCGGTTTGGAGAAGGTCGATCTCGATCGTGCGACACATTGCCGTGAGCGGGACATCGTGGACGCTATTGGCGAACGGATCGGTCAGATCCTCGCCGATGCTCAGCACCGCGAGGAAGACGAGTCCGATCAGCGTCGATCCGATCGGCGTGGCAAGGCCCAGGGATTCGACCAGCGCGATCGGGAGCAGCACGCAGAACACACGCGTGAAGAGGTTCGGGAAGAACCGAAAGCCATTGGGCAGCGGCGTGTTCTTGATCCGCTCCATGCCGCCCTGCGCATTGGCGATGTCGATCAGGACGCGCTCCACAGTTGCCTGCTGGATTTCGGTGATCCGACCTTCCGCGAGCGCGTCGGCGTAAATGCCCGATATGTCCTCCAGGAGCGCGTTGGCAGGGTTCAGGCGGGCGACCGCCATATCGGCGACTTCCGTTCCAGCGACCCGGGCAATCTCTTCATAGGGCGACTGTCGGCGAAGCTGGCAGCGCATCGAGTGCGCAAAGGCGATCTGCCGCAGGATGATGTTGTGCCGCATCTCACTGCCCTCGGGTTCCCCCTTGGTCAGGCTGCGCGTGATCCGGGCCAAGCTGCGCGAGGCATTGATGAGCGCGCCCCAAAGAGTTCGCGCTTCCCACCAGCGTGCATAAGCGGCGTTGGTCCGAAACCCCATGAAGAGCGCGATGGCAGTGCCGAACAGCGCCGTCGGCAAAGGCGGTTCCTTGATCGGGGTCATCATGTGGAATGCCGTCACCGCCACGTCCCACACGAACAGGATCGTGAGAGGCTTCCAAACCTCGACAATAATCTGCTTGAATCGTGGCCTTGTGCCGACAATCATACCAATACCGCCTTAGTTATCTTCGCGATCGTCATCCGATCGGCATGTTCATGATGTCTCGATATGCAGACAGCAGCTTGTTCCGGACTTGCAGCGTCGCCTCGAAAGTAATGGATGCACGGCTCTGGATGAGCGCGACGGTTGCAATGTCGGTGGTTTCGCCCCGTTCATATGCTTCGGTGACGACATCCTCCTGCTCCTGGGTCTCGTTGACCTTCGCCACCACGGCATTGAGGGTGTCGGCAAAGGTTGAGGCTGGAGCGGTCGGCGTCACGCCGGGCGGTGCCGTCGGCTGCGCCTCGCGCAAGGCGCGGCTTCGCGCGATTACTTCGGCGCGAATGGCCATCACATTCGAGATCGACGTGTCAGACATCGTTTCTCTCCCGTTGCGGTGCGACGTGTCGGAAGACATGACGGTTCATCGGGTGCCCTCCCGTTCGCAGGTCCGCGTGCGGCCTTCGCCTTCCACGATGGTGAGCTGCGACCCCTTGAAGGTCGCGGTGGCTGTCTCGCCGACATATTGGAGGCCCTGCGCTGGCGCGGTCAGCGTCATGGGCACGGCGCTGCTGGAGCGCCGCAAATCGATCTGCAGGCCGTTGTCCTTGTAGTCGACGAACAGCGGTTCCCCGTCGGAACAGCGATAGGGATGGCGCCCCATTTCCCCGGTCGCCACGGCGCTGTCGGATGAATGGATTTGCTGCTCCGTTGGCGGGGCTGGCGGCTTGCTTTCCGTGCAAGCCGCCAGCCCGACAACGAGGATGAGGGCGGGCAGTACCCGCTTCAACGGCGTCATCGCGCCTTCCTCCTGTAGCGGGAGGGGACGCGCTGACGATTGATCCCACGGGCAGGCTGACCCACCCGCCAGCGCAGATAGGTCGCAAGTCGATCGTCGGCATCGACCATCAGGGACCGCAGACGACGCAACATCATCGCCGCGAACGGCAAAGACAGCGCCCCGCGCAGCGTGCAGCTATGTGTTAGCCTGGTGCCACCGTCGTCCCCTGCCAGCTCGTACCGCTCTTCGAGCGTGAACAGATAAGGGATGCCGCAGGACCAAGCGAAGGCGTGCGGCTTGTCGAATTGATCGACCAGGGCCGGCGTCCGAATTGGCCGGGTGATGCCCTGGATCGCGAAGGTACATTCCGTCTCGCCAAGCTGGCACGGGTTGTCGAGGAATACGAGCGGACTCCAAGCCCGGCGATGATCCGGATCGGTGATCGCCGACCAGATCCGCAGTGGCCCGCCGTGAAGCATTGAGCTGGTTATGGTGCGAGGCATATCCCCATCTCCCAGAGATGAGCGGGGCGATCGCGGATCGCCCCGCGCACCCATCAGGCCAAGTTGTTCACGAAGGTCTGACCGTGGTCGTCCCCTTCATGCTCCTCATTGTAGTGCTCGGGCTTCTCGATCACTTTCTGCCCGAACCGGGCATAGAGTGTCGGCAGCACGAACAGCGTAAGAAGCGTCGCCGAGATCAGACCGCCGATGACGACCGTCGCCAAAGGCTTTTGAACCTCTGCGCCGGCGCCTTCGCCCAGCGCCATCGGCACGAAGCCGAGGCTGGCGACTAGCGCGGTCATGATGACTGGCCGCAGACGCTGCATTGCGCCGACATGGGCCGCCTCCTCGCGCGATAGCCCCGACCGGATCAGATCCTGGATTGAGCTGACCATGACGAGGCCGTTGAGGACCGCGATGCCCGAGAGGGCGATGAAGCCCACTGCCGCCGAGATCGAGAAGTCCATGCCCCGCAGGAACAGCAACAGGACGCCGCCCACCAGCGCGAAAGGCACGCCGGTGAACACGATCGCGGCGTCGCGGACCGATCCCAACGCCCCGTAGAGGAGCAGCAGGATCAAGATGAAGCAAGCCGGAATGACCAGCTTCAGCCGTTCGCTTGCCGATTGGAGGTTCTCGAACTGGCCGCCCCATTCGAGATAGGTGCCGGCAGGCAGCCGGAGTTGGCTGCCGATCGCCGCCTGCGCATCCGCCACGACGGATCCGACGTCGCGGCCACGCACGTTGGCTTGCACCACCACGCGCCGCTTGCCGTTCTCGCGGCTGATCTGGTTCGGACCATCGACCACCTTGATCTCGGCGACGCTGGACAGCGGTACATAGCCGCCGCCTGCCACCGGCACCTGCACCTGTTGGAGCAGGCCGATGTCGGCACGCTGCGCCTCCGACAGGCGGATCACCACGGGGAAGCGACGGTCGCCCTCGAAGATCTGGCCCGATGTTCGCCCGCCGATCGTCGCAGTCACGGTGTCCTGCACATCCTGAGCCGTAACGCCCAACCGCGCCATCGCGTCGCGGTTGACGCGAATGTCGAGCATGGGAAGACCGGTCGTCTGCTCCACCTTCACGTCCGCTGCGCCTTGCGTTCTGCGCAGCACCGCCGCGATTTGCTCGGCCGTCCGGTTCATCTGGTTGAAGTCGTCCCCGAACACCTTCACCGCGATGTCGCCGCGCACGCCGGCGATCAGCTCGTTGAAGCGCATCTGGATGGGCTGGGTGATCTCGTAGGCATTTCCCGGAATCTTCGCGAGATTACCCTCGATCCGGCTGACCAGCTCCTCCTTGGGAAGCTCAGGATCCGGCCAATCCTTGCGCGGCTTCAGGATGACGAACATGTCGGTCGCGTTCGGCGGCATCGGGTCGGCCGCCAGCTCGGCGGTGCCCGTCTTGGAATAGACGAATTGCACCTCCGGCTGCTTCGACATCATCCGCTCGATCGGCACCTGCATCGCCTGGCTCTGCTGGACCGACGTTGCCGGAATGCGGAGCGACTGGATCAGCAAATCGCCTTCGTCGAGCTGCGGCAGGAACACCGAGCCGAGCGTAGTGAAAGCAAGCGCCGCCACCACAAGGCTTCCCACACCCGCACCGATCGTCAGCGTCGGGCGCTTCATGGCCCGGTCGAGACCGGGTTCGTAGCGCTTCTTCAGCCACGTGATGATGCGGCCGTCCTTCTCCTCGACCTTCTTCGACAGCCAGATCGCAATCATCGCCGGCACGAAGGTGAGAGAGAGGATGAAGGCGAAGGCGAGCGCGATGATGACGGTCAGCGCCATCGGTCCGAACGTTTTACCCTCCACGCCGGTCAGCGTGAGCAGCGGTACGTAGACGAGGATGATGATTGCCTGCCCGTACACAGAGGGACGGATCATCTCACGCGCAGCGGCTGCCACGGTCGCGAGCCGTTCCTTGACGCTGAGCAATCGGCCTTCATGATGCTGTTGCTCGGCAAGCCGGCGCAGCGCGTTTTCGACAATGATGACGGCGCCGTCGACGATCAGACCGAAGTCCAAAGCCCCAAGGCTCATCAGATTGGCCGAGACCCCAGCGCGCAGCATACCAAAGCCTGTCAGCATCATGGTGATCGGGATGACCAACGCCGCGATCAGGGCCGCACGGAAGTTGCCGAGCAGCAGGAAGAGCACGACGATGACCAGCACCGCGCCTTCGGACAGGTTTTTCGCGACCGTCTTGATCGTCGAATTGACCAGCTCGGTGCGGTTCAGCACCGGCTGAATTACGACGTCAGGAGGCAGCGAAGCGTTGATCGTCTTCAGTTTCTCAGCGACCGCGGTCGACACGATGCGGCTGTTCTCGCCGATCCGCATGATCGCCGTGCCGACAACGACTTCGGTACCGTTCTCCGATGCCGAACCCATGCGGATCGCCTGACCCGTCTTCACAGTCGCAACTTGTTCGACCGTGATCGGCACGCCGTTACGTGTCGCGATCACGGTCCTGGCCAACTCGCTGGCATTGCGAACGAGCGCATCCGAGCGAACAGCCAGACCTTCGCCATTGCGATTGACGAAGCCACCGCCGACGCTGGTGTTATTGCGCTCCAGCGCATTTCCCAGGTCCGTCAGCGTGATGCCGAGCGAGGCCAGCTTCTGCACGTCGGGCACGACGAGGAACTGCTTGGCGTAACCGCCAATCGAGTCGACACCGGCGAGGCCCGGTGTGGTCTTCAGAAGCGGCGTCACGATCCAGTCCTGCGCGGTGCGCAGGTAGGTCGCCTTGTCCTCTTCGGTCGTCAGTCGCTCGCCCTCTGGCGTGATGTAGCTGCCATCGGGCTGTTGGCCCGGTTCACCGGGCTTGTGCTTGTCGTCCTCGCGATGATCGAGACGAACGGTGTACATGTACACCTCGCCCAGGCCTGTCGCGATCGGACCCATTTCAGGGTTCACGCCGTCGGGCAGATTCTCTTGCACGCCCCGCAGACGCTCGCCCACCTGCTGGCGGGCGAAATAGATGTCCGTCGCGTCCGAAAAGACCGCCGTGATCTGCGCGAAGCCGTTGCGGCTCAACGAGCGCGTATATTCCAGGCCGGGGGTGCCGGCGAGCGCGGTTTCGATTGGAAACGACACCTGCTTCTCGACCAGCTCGGGCGAGAGGGCAGGCGCGCGGACGTTGATCTGGACCTGATTGTTGGTGATGTCCGGCACCGCGTCGATCGGTAGCCGGTAGAGGGAAAAGGCGCCGATGGCGGCGACGATGACGGTGAGGAGCAGGACTAGCCAGCGCTTCTCGACCGCCCAGGTTACGATACGGGCGATCATGGCTTAATCCTCGTGGCTCGCTTCGCCCTTGCCGATCTCGGCCTTGAGCGTGAAACTTCCGGTGGTGGCGATCTGTTCGTTGCCGGTCAGGCCCGACCGGACGATCACCGTGTCGCCCGACGCATCGCCGAGCTGGACCGGGGTCGCCTTGAAGCCGGTGGGCGTGCGCACGAACACGACCGACTTGCCCTCGAAACTCTGGACCGCCGTCGTCGGCACGCGGACCGCCCCGCTCCCGCCGCTGCCCGTGAGCTGCACGGCTGCCGTCACAGGCTCGCCGACCCGCCATTCGCCACCGCGATTGTCGAGGGTGGCGAGCGCAGGCACGAGCCGCGTCTGCGGATCAAGCGCCGGCGACACGAAGGTCACGCGGGCGGTCGCCTGACGGCCTGCCGCCTTCACCAGCACCGTATTGCCGGGACGCACCCGGCCCGCATCCTCGGGCTTGAGATTAAGCGCGATCGACACCTGGCTCAGGTTGGCGATGCGATAGAGTTCGGCATCCGCCGCGACCGTTTGTCCCAGCGTCACGGGGCGCGCAATGATCTGGCCCGAGATCGGCGCGGCAATGCCGAGCCGGTTGAGCCCGCCGCCGCCGACACCCGCCGCCGAAACCATGCTCTGCGCCTGCGTCAGGGCGATCCGCGCCTCCGTCGCCGCTGTGCGGGCGGCGATCAGATCCTGTTCAGGGGAGACTCTCTGCGCGAACAGCCGCTGTTCGCGCGCGAGGTTCGAATTAGCGAGCTGAAGCCGCGCCCGCGCCGCCTCGACCTCGCCCTTGATCTGCGCCGCCTCGCGGCTTTCGATGACCGCAATGGTCTGGCCGCGTCCGACCGATTGGCCGAGGTTACGGGTGAGCGCGACCACGCGTCCCGCAATTGCGGCCGAGACGACCTGCGTTCCCTGTGGGTCGCCCTCGATGATCGCGGGCAGCTCGATCGTCCCGGCCCCGCCGATGATCGGCCGTCCGACCTGGACGCCCGCTGTGGCGATCTGGTCGGCACCCAATGTGACGACGCCTTCACCGGCATGACCGCCTTCAGCACCGCCCTTTTCCGTGCCCGCTGCCGTCTCATTGGCAGCTGCGCCTTCGGCAGTTGCCTCGTTTCCGCCATCCTTGCCGCCGCAGGCAGCCAAGAGCAGGGCGAGCGACGCCGCGCCCGCGAGATAAAAGCTCTTCATCACTGATTCCCCCCATTGGGCGCACGAGCGGTCAGTCGCTCCACTTGCGCGCGGGCATTCTGGTAATTGGCAAGCGCGTCGATCGCGGCGACCCGCGTTTCGGCGAGCGTGCGTTCAGCATCGAGCAATTCGAGCTGGCCGAACTTGCCCTCGCGATAGCCGATCCGCGCGATGCGGGCGGCCTCCTGTGCAGCCGCCAGCGCCGGCCCCGACGCCGCACGAGCCGTCGTTGCGGCATTGGCCGCCTGCGCCTGCGCGTCCGTGATCGCCTGTTCGATGTCGAGCGCGGTCACGCGGCGCTGCGCATCCGCCTGGGTCCGCTGCGCGGTCGCCTGCGCAATCGCGGCGCGACCATTGTTGAACACCGGGATCGGGATCGACACGCTGAACACCGCCGCCATGTCGTTGGTCGCTTCCAGGCGGCGGATCGACGGCCCGACGTTCAGGTCAGGCACGCGATTGGCGCGCGCGAGCCGCACGCCGGCTTCGGCAATGGAGAAATCCGCGTTGGCTGCCGCCAGCGCGAGTGTGCCGGTCGTGTTGACCGGTGCCAACGGCCCATAGACGTTCACACCGGGAAGGCGATCGAGCAGCGTGTCATCGAGCAGGCCGTCGATCGGCCGTCCGATCCGACGCGCCAGATTGGCGCGGGCCGCCTCGGCCAAGCGAAGCTGCCGCTCCACATTGGCGTCGGCATTGATACGCGCGACATCCGCGCGCTGTTGCTCGAGTGGCGATGCCCGCCCTGCCTGCACGCGAACGCCCGCGGCCCGCAGCGCATCGCTGGCGATCCGGGCCTGATCGCGGGCTGTCATTACCCGGCGATCGGCCGCGACCGCTTCGACATAGAGCTGCGTTACCTGAAGCCGGACATCCGCCGCGATGATCGCGGCCTGGATCTCGGCCCGGGACAATTGCGCATTGGCGACCGCGACGCGGGCGCCGCGCTTGCCGCCTAGCTCGATCGGGATCGCAAAGCCGACCGTGGTTTCCGCGCTGCGGACCCCCCGATACGGCCCGGAGCCGATGACATTCTCGACTTGGCCTTGAACCACCGGATTGGGCCGCAAGCCGGCGACTGTGCGACCTGCACGGGCCGCGTCGATTCCAGCTGTCGCCGCTTCCGCAGCAGGGGCCGAACCGCCCGCTGCACTGACCGCTTGGTCAAGCGTGTAGACCGGCGCATCCTGCGCAACAGGCGCGGACGGTCCGACCTGCGCCTGCGCCATCGTGGCGCAAGACGCTGCGGCCAGCATGGCCGCGAGGATACGATTCATGAAAATAGGACTCCTGACGATGATCGACAGGGGCGCGCCAACGCACGCCCAAATCGGACGTCAGGCTTGGGGGGGTCTCAAATGGACCATGCCGGTGCGGCCATCGAGCGACGCAGAGGCGGAGATAGTTGGTTTGGGCGTCGTGAGGACGTGGGTATATTCCATCGTCGTGCGCGCAGGCGCACCAACGTCATGCCCGTGGCAATAATTGTGATGGTGGGGGACGTTCTTGTCCGAATCCGATGGCACTTGATCGATGTCGCCATCGGTATGGATTGTGAACTCGACGCCCGCGATGCTCCCCCCCGCCAGATCGGCGGCGTGAGCCATGCCGGAGAAACTGGTGAGGACCAGCATCAGGCATGTCAGGAGAGGCAAAAAGGCTCGCACGAACCCGCCCTTACCACGGAGAGGTTTCCATGTCATTGCAATAACTCGCGAGCCGGTGCCTTCGCGGCATGCCATGCCGGCCAGGCTTCCCGAAGCACGCGCCATGCCGAGCGCAGGAAGATCACGGCGATCAATCCGCCGACGATGATGTCCGGCCAAGCCGAGCCGGTCAGGCCGACCAATCCGGCAGCCGCGAGAACCCCGACGTTCGACGCGACATCATTGCGCGAGCACTCGAACGTGCTCGACATGTTCACATTCTCGCGGCGGAAGCGCCAAAGCAGCGCGAGGCAGATCAGGTTCGCAACCAGCGCGGCGCTGCCGACCCCGAGCATCAAGCCCGATGCCGGAGGAACGCCGTTCGCAATCTTGTCAGCGATCTCGAAAATGACCGCGACGCCGAAAGCCAGGATGATGCCACCCTTCGCCAGCGCCGCACCCGCTTCCCAGCGCGCGCCTCGATGCAATGCATAGAGACTGAGCGCATAGACCACCGCGTCGCCGAACATGTCGACCGAATCCGCCATCAAGGCAGAGGAACGCGCGACGACGCCGCCACCAAACTCGACCACGAACATCGCGAGATTGATGAGCATCACGATGATGAGCACGCGGCGCTGCTCGGCCTTGCGACCAAGTTCCGCGATCGTGTCGCGTTTCGATGAGCAACAAGCGTCTGCCATTATCGAAGCTCGATTCGTGGATCAGACGCCCTATATGAACCCTCATCCTACTAGAGGGTCAAGAGGTTGAGCGATGAAAATCGGTGAGATCGCAAAGCGCACCGGGTTGAAGATCGAGACGGTCCGTTTCTACGAGGCCGAAGGGCTGGTTCCCGCTCCCATCCGTAGCGGTGGCAACTATCGACTCTATGATCGCTCGCACCTTGATCGTCTGTCGTTCATCAAACGCTCGCGTGATCTGGGTTTCACCCTGGATCAGGTTCGTGCGCTCCTGCGGCTTTCAGATGATCCGCGCGGTTCCTGTGCCGAGGCCGACCAAATTGCTGCGGTCCACATCGCGGAAATCGATCGCAAGCTGGCCGACCTTACAGCGTTGAGAACGGAAATCGCTCAGTGGGGTGACACCTGCAACGCCAGCATCGTTGCCGAATGCAAGGTTATCGACGCCCTGTCGTTGAGTCCTGGTGTCAAAACCGTCCGGGGCTGTTGAAAAATGCGCGCTGGTAGCCGGTCCGGTTGAGGGCGA
This window of the Sphingomonas sp. FARSPH genome carries:
- a CDS encoding cation transporter; translation: MISSNDNKGGQERRTLWIVLLLNAAIAAGFFVSGFFADSSALIANGVDNLSDTAVYALSLVALTRGKTWKTRAAMASGVMLLIFAGGILLDVARRYVQGSEPIGPTMMVMSAIAGVVNYLCLRLLQRLKDPDVNLRAATTFSFNDFISNGGILIAGVLVLWLGTNWPDLLVGFATAIIAIKGGVEILRDARAETKKSERRSS
- a CDS encoding ZIP family metal transporter, which produces MQALLYTLAPVLAVVLGAIIASRSKLKPNLVAGLQHLAAGVVFAAAATEILPQVKHEASPSATLIGGAAGVATMLGLKAFEARFKGPMALLAAIGIDILVDGLVLGLAFVAGEKAGFLLTIALTLEVLFLGLTLTDELAETYRSRLRIIVIVSALALLLPLGALAAVPVATLSPVMVAGFLSFGLMALLYLVTEELLVEAHEKPDTPLISSMFFVGFLALLTLEEIMG
- a CDS encoding bestrophin family protein, whose product is MIVGTRPRFKQIIVEVWKPLTILFVWDVAVTAFHMMTPIKEPPLPTALFGTAIALFMGFRTNAAYARWWEARTLWGALINASRSLARITRSLTKGEPEGSEMRHNIILRQIAFAHSMRCQLRRQSPYEEIARVAGTEVADMAVARLNPANALLEDISGIYADALAEGRITEIQQATVERVLIDIANAQGGMERIKNTPLPNGFRFFPNLFTRVFCVLLPIALVESLGLATPIGSTLIGLVFLAVLSIGEDLTDPFANSVHDVPLTAMCRTIEIDLLQTAGLPAPEPLTPDHGVLW
- the fliE gene encoding flagellar hook-basal body complex protein FliE, which encodes MSDTSISNVMAIRAEVIARSRALREAQPTAPPGVTPTAPASTFADTLNAVVAKVNETQEQEDVVTEAYERGETTDIATVALIQSRASITFEATLQVRNKLLSAYRDIMNMPIG
- a CDS encoding SRPBCC family protein produces the protein MPRTITSSMLHGGPLRIWSAITDPDHRRAWSPLVFLDNPCQLGETECTFAIQGITRPIRTPALVDQFDKPHAFAWSCGIPYLFTLEERYELAGDDGGTRLTHSCTLRGALSLPFAAMMLRRLRSLMVDADDRLATYLRWRVGQPARGINRQRVPSRYRRKAR
- a CDS encoding efflux RND transporter permease subunit, with translation MIARIVTWAVEKRWLVLLLTVIVAAIGAFSLYRLPIDAVPDITNNQVQINVRAPALSPELVEKQVSFPIETALAGTPGLEYTRSLSRNGFAQITAVFSDATDIYFARQQVGERLRGVQENLPDGVNPEMGPIATGLGEVYMYTVRLDHREDDKHKPGEPGQQPDGSYITPEGERLTTEEDKATYLRTAQDWIVTPLLKTTPGLAGVDSIGGYAKQFLVVPDVQKLASLGITLTDLGNALERNNTSVGGGFVNRNGEGLAVRSDALVRNASELARTVIATRNGVPITVEQVATVKTGQAIRMGSASENGTEVVVGTAIMRIGENSRIVSTAVAEKLKTINASLPPDVVIQPVLNRTELVNSTIKTVAKNLSEGAVLVIVVLFLLLGNFRAALIAALVIPITMMLTGFGMLRAGVSANLMSLGALDFGLIVDGAVIIVENALRRLAEQQHHEGRLLSVKERLATVAAAAREMIRPSVYGQAIIILVYVPLLTLTGVEGKTFGPMALTVIIALAFAFILSLTFVPAMIAIWLSKKVEEKDGRIITWLKKRYEPGLDRAMKRPTLTIGAGVGSLVVAALAFTTLGSVFLPQLDEGDLLIQSLRIPATSVQQSQAMQVPIERMMSKQPEVQFVYSKTGTAELAADPMPPNATDMFVILKPRKDWPDPELPKEELVSRIEGNLAKIPGNAYEITQPIQMRFNELIAGVRGDIAVKVFGDDFNQMNRTAEQIAAVLRRTQGAADVKVEQTTGLPMLDIRVNRDAMARLGVTAQDVQDTVTATIGGRTSGQIFEGDRRFPVVIRLSEAQRADIGLLQQVQVPVAGGGYVPLSSVAEIKVVDGPNQISRENGKRRVVVQANVRGRDVGSVVADAQAAIGSQLRLPAGTYLEWGGQFENLQSASERLKLVIPACFILILLLLYGALGSVRDAAIVFTGVPFALVGGVLLLFLRGMDFSISAAVGFIALSGIAVLNGLVMVSSIQDLIRSGLSREEAAHVGAMQRLRPVIMTALVASLGFVPMALGEGAGAEVQKPLATVVIGGLISATLLTLFVLPTLYARFGQKVIEKPEHYNEEHEGDDHGQTFVNNLA
- a CDS encoding efflux RND transporter periplasmic adaptor subunit, with amino-acid sequence MKSFYLAGAASLALLLAACGGKDGGNEATAEGAAANETAAGTEKGGAEGGHAGEGVVTLGADQIATAGVQVGRPIIGGAGTIELPAIIEGDPQGTQVVSAAIAGRVVALTRNLGQSVGRGQTIAVIESREAAQIKGEVEAARARLQLANSNLAREQRLFAQRVSPEQDLIAARTAATEARIALTQAQSMVSAAGVGGGGLNRLGIAAPISGQIIARPVTLGQTVAADAELYRIANLSQVSIALNLKPEDAGRVRPGNTVLVKAAGRQATARVTFVSPALDPQTRLVPALATLDNRGGEWRVGEPVTAAVQLTGSGGSGAVRVPTTAVQSFEGKSVVFVRTPTGFKATPVQLGDASGDTVIVRSGLTGNEQIATTGSFTLKAEIGKGEASHED
- a CDS encoding TolC family protein, producing MNRILAAMLAAASCATMAQAQVGPSAPVAQDAPVYTLDQAVSAAGGSAPAAEAATAGIDAARAGRTVAGLRPNPVVQGQVENVIGSGPYRGVRSAETTVGFAIPIELGGKRGARVAVANAQLSRAEIQAAIIAADVRLQVTQLYVEAVAADRRVMTARDQARIASDALRAAGVRVQAGRASPLEQQRADVARINADANVERQLRLAEAARANLARRIGRPIDGLLDDTLLDRLPGVNVYGPLAPVNTTGTLALAAANADFSIAEAGVRLARANRVPDLNVGPSIRRLEATNDMAAVFSVSIPIPVFNNGRAAIAQATAQRTQADAQRRVTALDIEQAITDAQAQAANAATTARAASGPALAAAQEAARIARIGYREGKFGQLELLDAERTLAETRVAAIDALANYQNARAQVERLTARAPNGGNQ
- a CDS encoding cation transporter, which gives rise to MADACCSSKRDTIAELGRKAEQRRVLIIVMLINLAMFVVEFGGGVVARSSALMADSVDMFGDAVVYALSLYALHRGARWEAGAALAKGGIILAFGVAVIFEIADKIANGVPPASGLMLGVGSAALVANLICLALLWRFRRENVNMSSTFECSRNDVASNVGVLAAAGLVGLTGSAWPDIIVGGLIAVIFLRSAWRVLREAWPAWHAAKAPARELLQ
- a CDS encoding MerR family transcriptional regulator produces the protein MKIGEIAKRTGLKIETVRFYEAEGLVPAPIRSGGNYRLYDRSHLDRLSFIKRSRDLGFTLDQVRALLRLSDDPRGSCAEADQIAAVHIAEIDRKLADLTALRTEIAQWGDTCNASIVAECKVIDALSLSPGVKTVRGC